A genomic window from Carassius carassius chromosome 29, fCarCar2.1, whole genome shotgun sequence includes:
- the LOC132109325 gene encoding protocadherin alpha-8-like, producing MCCLAVGQIIPIFAMGNERQRRKLECWWIVMCLFFLFCVEQQVSAQIRYSVPEEVKEGAVVGNIAKDLGLDVSTLVDRRFRIVSGSMDAPFQVNLNNGMLYVQNRIDREELCIDSNVCYVNLKTAIENPLEIHYVGVEITDINDHAPVFPEKEQDLKIAENTLIGADVQLLAARDPDSGANSLRTYKLSHNEHFELEVRDGGEDNKIPILKLQRALDRERHSEHHLVLTALDGGNPPKSGIMNITINVIDINDNRPVFSKDVYSVTITENLPVGSLILQVNATDKDLGQNGDIIYSFVSNLKKKVYDTFEIDKNTGELRVIGDVDYEDTEVYRADVTASDSAEPPMTTNCRVVIKVTDVNDNKPEIEVTSLSNLVPEDSKRGTVISLISLSDKDSGANGKIVCSLNEGTPFELKPSFQENMYSLVTQKALDRELVAHYDILLTVSDMGQPPLSSVKTLSIEVSDVNDNKPEFPQNPPELFLFENNPPGASVFSVSAVDKDINDNAVISYRIIRDDGTKGDLSSFLNVNSETGAIHALKSFDFETMKTGQFQVVATDSGTPSLSSNVTVNVFILDQNDNVPVILYPVSANGSAEGVEEIPRNVNAGHLVTKVRAYDADIGYNGWLLFSLQEVSDHSLFGLDRYTGQIRTLRSFTETDEAQHKLIILVKDNGNVSLSATATVIIKVVEPKEAFAASDVKNAVKDEQENNVTFYLMITLGSVSVLFFISIIVLIVMQCSKSTDYSSKYLQDTNYDGTLCHSIQYRSGDKRYMLVGPRMSIGSTIVPGSNGNTLVIPDRRRRDSGEVRVCEIY from the coding sequence ATGTGCTGTTTAGCTGTTGGACAAATCATTCCAATATTCGCGATGGGGAACGAAAGACAACGACGCAAACTGGAGTGTTGGTGGATTGTTATGTGCCTCTTTTTTCTATTTTGCGTCGAACAGCAGGTTTCAGCTCAGATTCGATACTCCGTTCCAGAGGAGGTCAAAGAGGGTGCCGTTGTAGGAAATATTGCTAAGGATTTGGGTCTTGATGTCAGTACATTAGTGGACAGGCGATTTCGTATCGTTTCTGGATCTATGGATGCTCCTTTCCAGGTAAATCTGAACAATGGCATGTTGTATGTTCAAAACAGAATCGACAGAGAAGAGCTTTGTATCGACAGTAATGTCTGCTATGTGAATCTGAAAACTGCTATCGAAAATCCTCTCGAAATTCATTATGTAGGCGTTGAGATTACAGATATCAACGATCATGCACCTGTTTTCCCCGAGAAAGAACAGGATTTAAAGATCGCAGAAAATACTTTAATTGGTGCTGATGTTCAGTTGCTTGCAGCTCGCGACCCCGATTCTGGAGCAAATTCCCTTCGTACATACAAACTGAGTCATAACGAACATTTTGAATTGGAAGTCCGAGATGGCGGAGAGGACAACAAGATCCCTATTCTTAAACTGCAGAGAGCCCTTGACAGGGAACGACATAGTGAGCACCACTTAGTGTTAACCGCTCTAGACGGTGGAAATCCACCGAAATCAGGCATTATGAACATTACCATAAATGTAATTGATATTAATGACAACAGACCTGTGTTTAGTAAAGATGTTTACTCAGTTACAATTACTGAAAATCTTCCCGTTGGTAGTCTCATATTACAAGTAAATGCCACAGACAAAGATCTGGGACAGAATGGTGatataatatattcatttgtgagCAACTTAAAGAAAAAGGTGTATGACACATTTGAAATAGACAAGAATACAGGTGAACTTCGTGTCATAGGTGATGTTGATTACGAAGACACAGAAGTATACAGAGCTGACGTCACAGCGTCAGACAGCGCAGAGCCTCCTATGACTACAAACTGTAGAGTAGTAATAAAAGTTACTGACGTAAATGATAATAAACCAGAAATAGAGGTAACATCTCTATCTAATCTAGTACCCGAGGATTCTAAACGAGGAACTGTTATTTCACTGATTAGTTTATCAGATAAAGACTCGGGTGCTAATGGAAAAATAGTCTGCAGTCTTAATGAGGGTACTCCGTTTGAACTAAAACCTTCTTTTCAGGAAAATATGTATTCGCTTGTGACGCAAAAGGCTTTAGATCGGGAGTTGGTTGCtcattatgacattttattaaCTGTTAGTGATATGGGGCAGCCTCCTCTGTCCTCAGTAAAGACTTTAAGCATTGAGGTTTCAGATGTGAATGATAACAAACCAGAATTTCCTCAGAATCCTCCAGAGCTTTTCTTATTTGAAAATAATCCACCCGGCGCATCAGTGTTTTCCGTTAGCGCAGTTGACAAAGACATAAACGACAATGCTGTTATTTCATATCGTATAATTCGGGATGATGGAACAAAAGGCGATTTATCATCATTCTTGAATGTCAATTCTGAAACTGGAGCTATCCATGCGCTGAAAAGTTTTGATTTTGAAACGATGAAAACTGGACAGTTCCAAGTTGTTGCTACAGACTCTGGAACTCCGTCTCTGAGCAGTAACGTGACAGTGAACGTGTTTATTCTGGATCAGAACGACAATGTTCCAGTGATCTTATATCCAGTCAGCGCTAACGGTTCTGCTGAGGGTGTGGAAGAGATTCCCCGTAATGTGAACGCAGGTCATTTGGTGACTAAAGTCAGAGCCTATGACGCAGATATAGGATACAACGGCTGGTTATTATTTTCACTGCAGGAAGTTAGTGACCACAGTCTCTTTGGTTTGGACCGCTACACAGGACAGATAAGGACCCTTCGCTCATTCACAGAAACAGACGAGGCCCAGCATAAACTGATCATACTGGTCAAAGACAATGGGAACGTTTCTCTCTCAGCAACAGCGACTGTGATTATCAAAGTTGTGGAGCCCAAAGAGGCTTTTGCTGCTTCTGATGTTAAAAACGCAGTAAAAGATGAGCAGGAAAacaatgtgacattttatttgatgATCACTTTGGGCTCGGTTTCGGTGCTTTTTTTCATCAGCATCATCGTGTTGATTGTAATGCAGTGCTCTAAATCGACAGACTATTCGTCCAAGTATTTACAGGATACAAATTACGACGGGACTCTCTGTCACAGCATCCAGTACAGATCTGGAGACAAACGGTACATGTTAGTTGGACCCAGAATGAGTATTGGCTCTACTATAGTCCCAGGCAGTAATGGAAATACTCTAGTGATCCCAGATCGCAGGAGGAGAGATTCTGGAGAGGTAAGAGTATGTGAAATATATTAA